One Schistocerca nitens isolate TAMUIC-IGC-003100 chromosome 1, iqSchNite1.1, whole genome shotgun sequence DNA segment encodes these proteins:
- the LOC126200980 gene encoding RNA-binding protein Musashi homolog 2 isoform X1, with protein sequence MTGMEGNGILKHEIHNGLVPMNGNQNGTSGRSSPNGGGGSGGDPAPGKLFVGGLSWQTSSEKLKEYFGMFGTVTDVLIMKDPVTQRSRGFGFITFEDPQTVEKVLKVPIHTLDGKKIDPKHATPKNRGKVTNRTKKIFVGGVSQDTSSDEVKAYFNQFGKVEETVMLMDQQTKRHRGFGFVTFEDEDTVDRVCEIHFHTIKNKKVECKRAQPKEAVQSALLGKRVVLGPLGVRVGAAPPLTPAGQLAAAQVHVQAAAQVQNAAALAGYGKLFGAYPALASYRYAPYPLPAAAAAPAPAPTTAAAAAAAAATPALAPPTALPANPYQGYSLTNVDMSSFQGVDWGSMYGMGMYV encoded by the exons AT GACGGGCATGGAAGGAAACGGTATATTGAAACACGAGATTCACAACGGATTGGTACCAATGAACGGAAATCAGAATGGAACCTCTGGAAGGTCATCGCCAAATGGTGGCGGTGGCAGTGGGGGTGATCCAGCACCAGGAAAGCTATTTGTTGGAGGTCTCAGCTGGCAGACGTCATCAGAAAAGCTGAAGGAATATTTTGGGATGTTTGGAACTGTTacagatgttttgattatgaaagaTCCAGTGACACAG AGGAGCCGTGGCTTTGGTTTCATCACATTTGAGGATCCACAGACTGTTGAGAAAGTGCTCAAAGTACCAATACACACACTGGATGGCAAAAAGATTGATCCAAAACATGCTACACCGAAGAACAGGGGCAAAGTCACCAACCGGACCAAGAAAATATTTGTAGGTGGTGTGAGCCAAGACACATCATCTGATGAAGTGAAAGCATATTTCAATCAGTTTGGAAAAGTCGAAGAAACTGTAATGCTGATGGACCAGCAAACAAAACGTCACAGAGGATTCGGTTTTGTTACATTTGAAGATGAAGACACAGTAGACCGTGTCTGTGAGATTCACTTCCATACCATCAAAAATAAGAAAGTAGAATGCAAACGTGCACAGCCTAAAGAAGCTGTTCAAAGTGCTCTACTGGGAAAGAGAGTAGTTTTGGGTCCTCTGGGTGTCCGGGTAGGTGCAGCACCACCTCTAACCCCTGCTGGACAGCTGGCTGCAGCACAGGTTCATGTACAAGCTGCCGCCCAAGTGCAGAATGCAGCAGCCCTGGCTGGTTATGGAAAACTCTTCGGAGCATACCCAGCACTGGCAAGTTACCGCTATGCTCCGTATCCCTTACCAGCTGCCGCAGCCGCTCCTGCTCCGGCTCCTACTactgcagccgcagccgccgctgctgctgccacacCAGCCCTGGCTCCTCCAACTGCTTTACCAGCCAACCCCTACCAGGGCTACAGTCTGACCAACGTCGATATGTCGAGCTTCCAAGGTGTGGACTGGGGGTCCATGTATGGAATGGGAATGTACGTCTGA
- the LOC126200980 gene encoding RNA-binding protein Musashi homolog 2 isoform X2 — protein sequence MEGNGILKHEIHNGLVPMNGNQNGTSGRSSPNGGGGSGGDPAPGKLFVGGLSWQTSSEKLKEYFGMFGTVTDVLIMKDPVTQRSRGFGFITFEDPQTVEKVLKVPIHTLDGKKIDPKHATPKNRGKVTNRTKKIFVGGVSQDTSSDEVKAYFNQFGKVEETVMLMDQQTKRHRGFGFVTFEDEDTVDRVCEIHFHTIKNKKVECKRAQPKEAVQSALLGKRVVLGPLGVRVGAAPPLTPAGQLAAAQVHVQAAAQVQNAAALAGYGKLFGAYPALASYRYAPYPLPAAAAAPAPAPTTAAAAAAAAATPALAPPTALPANPYQGYSLTNVDMSSFQGVDWGSMYGMGMYV from the exons ATGGAAGGAAACGGTATATTGAAACACGAGATTCACAACGGATTGGTACCAATGAACGGAAATCAGAATGGAACCTCTGGAAGGTCATCGCCAAATGGTGGCGGTGGCAGTGGGGGTGATCCAGCACCAGGAAAGCTATTTGTTGGAGGTCTCAGCTGGCAGACGTCATCAGAAAAGCTGAAGGAATATTTTGGGATGTTTGGAACTGTTacagatgttttgattatgaaagaTCCAGTGACACAG AGGAGCCGTGGCTTTGGTTTCATCACATTTGAGGATCCACAGACTGTTGAGAAAGTGCTCAAAGTACCAATACACACACTGGATGGCAAAAAGATTGATCCAAAACATGCTACACCGAAGAACAGGGGCAAAGTCACCAACCGGACCAAGAAAATATTTGTAGGTGGTGTGAGCCAAGACACATCATCTGATGAAGTGAAAGCATATTTCAATCAGTTTGGAAAAGTCGAAGAAACTGTAATGCTGATGGACCAGCAAACAAAACGTCACAGAGGATTCGGTTTTGTTACATTTGAAGATGAAGACACAGTAGACCGTGTCTGTGAGATTCACTTCCATACCATCAAAAATAAGAAAGTAGAATGCAAACGTGCACAGCCTAAAGAAGCTGTTCAAAGTGCTCTACTGGGAAAGAGAGTAGTTTTGGGTCCTCTGGGTGTCCGGGTAGGTGCAGCACCACCTCTAACCCCTGCTGGACAGCTGGCTGCAGCACAGGTTCATGTACAAGCTGCCGCCCAAGTGCAGAATGCAGCAGCCCTGGCTGGTTATGGAAAACTCTTCGGAGCATACCCAGCACTGGCAAGTTACCGCTATGCTCCGTATCCCTTACCAGCTGCCGCAGCCGCTCCTGCTCCGGCTCCTACTactgcagccgcagccgccgctgctgctgccacacCAGCCCTGGCTCCTCCAACTGCTTTACCAGCCAACCCCTACCAGGGCTACAGTCTGACCAACGTCGATATGTCGAGCTTCCAAGGTGTGGACTGGGGGTCCATGTATGGAATGGGAATGTACGTCTGA